The genomic region tttttttatcagaaATATCCCTTACCGATAGCTAGGACAATCTCCTATAAAAAGAGATGCGATATGTTCAGTAGTTATAAATTTAACGAAAAATTCAAACGGTACCTCTAAACTATGCACTCTGCAAATGGTTCCGCTTTCAAATGTCCGGGAACATTTCGGGTTTCAGATTTGATTCAAGTATGTTATGCTCAATCGACTACGATTATTTTCAAGTCAGTGATTAAGGGCGCTATTACTTTGTTAGTACGGAGTATCAACTCTCTTTTTCCACACGAGGCATAATGCTAACATTGTTACGCGTAGGTAGAGCTGATCTAATGGCCCAGGCCCAACGGCCTAACTCGACCCAGCCCGAATTTTCACCGGGCTTGGGCCTCCAATGAGGCCCAAAAAAGCCCATAGCCTGGCCCATTAAGACCCTATTTATTCTTTGGGCCAGGTATGGGCCCAAAGATTAGCCCGCTATTTGGCCCGACCCAGCCCGAAATAAGATTAAAATGGAGAAAAAATGATCTCGCTTAGCAACCTTACGTAATGTTGCATTGTTGATCCTAGAGCTGGCaaataatgacacgacacgaaaacacgacacgaacccgacacgaaattaacgggtttgggttgaggcccaatgacccatttatgtaagtgggtcgacacgaacacgacacgatatttaattgggtcgggtttgggttaagctctctaaacacgaacccgacacgaatgacctgtttaataaattaatcctaatttttttttatcttccatcacataaatatacttaaactttccaaatattgacatgacacgaaaacacgacccgAACCTGACACGATATTAGCAGGTTAgagttgaggcttgatgacccatttatgtaagtgggtcgacacgaacacgacacgagatttaaacgGGTCTGGTTTGGGTTGAAGGTTTCTGACCCATTTatatgtgacacgaacacgaacccgacacgacccgatctgtttgccaggtctagttgaTCCACAAATTTAATAGAAATTGTTAGGGTTAGGTAGATAGTTTATTTTTCGTACTTAATACTTAATAGTGTACTACAATGTTTTAGGACTGAAGTAAATGGAAAATTCTAAAATAGTGTGCTATGAATATGTGATACACATTTACACAACATGCAAATTTGGATCTTGGGTGCTTTGAGAGTTTTGAGTAGGTTTTTGATTTGTACAGTACATTGTCAGTACTTTGTATATGCATAATCCATTAATCCCTATGGTTTGTAGGCTTGTAGCAATGCACATTTACTTTAGCTGCTTGATTAGATCTTTTTTTTTCCATCTTGTTGTGATAATGACAGGAATATAACAAAGTGTCTgtctttttaaaataaaaatatatatttatattagTAATTATGAGTTCGATAAAATAATGATAAAAACAAACCTTAGACTAAAATATCGGTTTGGCCCGAAAGAAGCCCGAAGACCCGTCTAAGCCCGCATGGGCCGGGCTTGGGCCAATAATATAAGCCCAACCCGCATAATGGGCTTCATTTTGAAGTCTCGGCCCGGCCCGGCACACGATCACCTCTACACGCAGGAAATAAAAATTTGTTTGCCGATACAATCTAAAAAAACACCATGTTGAATTATTGGATCAAAGTACACAACCAATAATAACCATAAAAATACATAGATATCAATCAATCCACTTCGTCTCATTGTAAACGGACACTATCCGCCTAAATCTGTTACGAATAGTAGCCCTCTCAAAATATGCAAGTGGGAGGACAAGTGGGTATCCATTTCCCATccacttgcactatccactctcattttgtgagagggaTACTATTCATCTACAACTTTAGACGAATActgtccgtctaaagtgagaatgAGTGCAGTCAAGATTCAAGATTTGCAAGGAGGTAATGGGCCACCACAAAGGCATTTATTGTGAGAAAAAATGATTGGGTCAACACTTTTAAAAAGTCCACCATTTGGAATTGGACCACAAAGTTGATTATAACTCACATCAACTAAATCAACCCATAATTGTCCGAACTGTTTCGGAAGAGACCCATATATCATATTGTGGCTAACATTGAACCCGATTAAACCCGGGCTCAAGTCCACATTTGAAAAATCGAACTTGAAAAGGTTGTTCTGGATATGAATTTCATTGATTTGCTTATTCGCCTTGTCAAACAAAAACGAAGCATCACCGGTGAGTTTGTTATTAGCAAGCCCAATTAACACTAGATTACATTGGCCCAATGAAGTTGGAATGGGCCCTGTTAAGCGGTTATTCGACAACGATAGGGTTGTGAGCCAAGGCATATGACCCAAATAAGCTGGGATTGGGCCTGTTAGAGAGTTTGAATCGAGGTTGATTGTGCCTAAATTTTCGAACTTAGCGAAAAAATCGGGTATTGGGCCGGATAAGTTGTTTGAGCTGATGTCAAGGTTGCTAAGACCGGTTAGTTTATTTAAACCGGTGGGAATTGGACCGGTTAGTCTATTCGAAGCGAGGTAAAGGTATAGGAGCTTCTTAAGACGGCCTAAAGAATTGGGAATTGGGCCAGATAGTCTATTAAAGGGTAGGTTAAGCTGGACTAAATTCGTGAACCGGCCCAAGAAATCTGGGATTGGGCCGGTCACTTTAGTCCCCCAGATGACGAAAGCGGTAAGATTTGTGAGCTTACGGAAGTAGGTCGGTATTGGGCCGGAAAGGTTGGTCACATTGATGAAGTAAAGCCCAGTAAGATAAGGAAGTTGGTCCAAAAAAGGCGGTATCGGACCATTGATATCATGGGCCTCTTGTATGGTTAAGGAAGTTACGTAACCTTGATCATTGCACTGAATTGTACTCCATTGGGTACAACAATCTGTGTTTGGATCCCATAAAGGAAGTGAAGAAGGGTTGCCTAGTTTGTTTTTGATGTTAAGAAGGGTATTTTTGTCATTTTGATTGCAAACATTTGGAGTACTTTGAGAGTAAGTGAGGTATGAAATTTGTGAAATGAAGATAAGAAGAAATGGGAGGATGTAAAGCTTTAATAGACTCATAGTTGTATATGCTAATATTATTGGTGAGCTCTTTATATAGAGAAAACATATATAGATGTTTGATCAAAATAAAATGGGATAATTTTGGACTTTACTTTTGTGTTGCTTGTTTGGATAATCTATTAGTTATTTAATTGTAGTTGTTGACGACGGTTTCACACTAGGACGGTTTCATATGTGCAAGATCCATTTGAGTTGTTATTCAACTGATATAATGTTATCTTTTAACTAACAGAAATACATTACGATAAAATAGCAAAGGATTTTGCAACAGAACAACATTACGATAAAAGTAGCAAATGATTTTGTATCTTTTAACTATCATTCATTTATAAATCTATCATGTTCTTTTTGACTAAAACAAACTGAGATAAATTGAATGTAGTTGAACTGAATTAAATAGAGCTGTTAACTGAATTCAGCTTTTGGATCAATAGGTAGCTCGAGAAGTCAAAGTCTAACATGTAATGAAAATTGAATGGCATATCTATACACTAGAGAAAATAACACATGGTGGGGTATTGCCGTATGGGACATGAAATATCCTTCTGCAATGTGTACAATTTTTCTTCAAGATGAATATACTTATACTTATATACCTGTCTTGAACTTAAAATAGTTTTCAAATATTGTCTGCGAAATAACATAAAAAAGCCTTGTCTTATTTACCCAAATAATGTTATTTGATTCGTTTTAATCTTAGAATAAATATTACTATCTTAAACGAGAACAACAAAGTAAGTACCGTTGTTCGATTAAAATCCCGTTCCTCTAGCTAGTAGCTCTCATGTACTTCTCACGTCCAAAAACAAAATCCTTACCATGTTATTCTtctccgtctcaattatttgttacGGGGTACCTTGTGAGGTAAACAAATGGCTCGGAATTATTAGTGATGTATGAAGTATGCAACATTGGTTAAAAGCTAGTGTTAAGCGAGACTGAGTTTATAgtggcaaaaaaaaaaactactattCCACCcaaatcatttgtttaacttATATATTCTTCGTAAACAAATGGTTTGAGATGGAGAGAGTAGGAAACTAGCCTTTCACCTTCCAATTATGATGGGTAGTGATTTTTCACATTGAAATATTCGATATATAGACCAACATGAGTGAATAGTTTGTGGTT from Silene latifolia isolate original U9 population chromosome 3, ASM4854445v1, whole genome shotgun sequence harbors:
- the LOC141646455 gene encoding polygalacturonase inhibitor 1-like; this translates as MSLLKLYILPFLLIFISQISYLTYSQSTPNVCNQNDKNTLLNIKNKLGNPSSLPLWDPNTDCCTQWSTIQCNDQGYVTSLTIQEAHDINGPIPPFLDQLPYLTGLYFINVTNLSGPIPTYFRKLTNLTAFVIWGTKVTGPIPDFLGRFTNLVQLNLPFNRLSGPIPNSLGRLKKLLYLYLASNRLTGPIPTGLNKLTGLSNLDISSNNLSGPIPDFFAKFENLGTINLDSNSLTGPIPAYLGHMPWLTTLSLSNNRLTGPIPTSLGQCNLVLIGLANNKLTGDASFLFDKANKQINEIHIQNNLFKFDFSNVDLSPGLIGFNVSHNMIYGSLPKQFGQLWVDLVDVSYNQLCGPIPNGGLFKSVDPIIFSHNKCLCGGPLPPCKS